The DNA segment TGGCAAACCCAAAACTGGACTTCAGTATGGGTGTGAAGCGCAAGGCTGCTGCTGCTATCTTAGTCCTGCTGCTGTTTCTCGGCTTCCAGTGGCTTCGTGAGTATTTctgtgtacgtgtgtatgtgtgtgtgtgtgtgtgtgtgtgtgtgtctgtgtgtggggcTTCTATGTTGTACTAACAATCCAAACAATCCCTCCCTTGTTTGAAATGCATACGCAGGAATGTGTCACATGCGATGGCTGAAGAATCAAGCATGGTGGTGTTCACACCACTTTTTGCTCATTCTTCATGCTCACAAATCATTTTAACAACATCACAGACATATGTCTGTGTGAATTGACATGTTATTGGAGTGTAAGATGACACAGTgacagtatttgtttttatatgagCTATTTTCAGCCACATCAGATTGCCTAAATAAAGACTTTTTATACATGATGTTTTTGTAGACCAAGATTCTTGGGAAATACTGATATCTAAAGATATGTGACGCCAAAACATCACCAAATTATTTGTATATTATGGTAGGAATCTTTGTCTATTTGAATAAGTGTGCACACATGTTTAACTGTTTCTCAGTTTGGCTTAAAATTATAGTATGACAATATAAAGTaaagcacaaaagaaaaagaaaaaagcacgttttttagaaaacaatggTTCCTTCTCATTTCAATCCAAATGTCAACAAATCCTTCTATAAATATTTACTTTGATGGGGAAAGAAATCTGGTAAGCGAACAATGTTAAAACTCTGATCCAGCCAGCTCTGCATCCTCACAGTAACTCCGTTAGGAAACTTAAATTTAGATACAGCACTTAGTTTATAGTAACAATTTTGGCAACGTCTATAGTTTGTCACTGTCAAGTTacaattaaatctttttttggaAAGGCTCTGTGTTTAATTTGACCTAAGAGAGCGAGGCTAACTAGCCAAGCTATCTGACAGGAAGCTAGGTAGTTCAGGGGAGTCTTTCAGGGTCAGTTTGGAGGCTGATCTTTTGAGGCATTTCTGTTAATGACTCATGTAGAGGAGCACGATCTATGTTGGCAGCTATTGTGGCATTTGGTTGTAAGGTGGTTGGCCCTTAATGTGTGTGGTCTGGAGACCAGCGGGGCCCTCTGAGGGAATGACAGGAGGTCCCAAATAAATCTGAGAAATAGTTTGACTTCAGTAAACTGACTTCACTCAGGAATATACCACAGTTGAATTGAACAAGGCctgaaaatatactgtatgccaGGGTAAAAGGGCTTTCATGTCATAGtcatttttacttatttatttctaTGTAGAACTGCTATAGCATAAAaacggtgtgtgtgtatggatcTTGCGGCAATAGAGGCATGCAGAGAATTAGCTAGGGTCCAAAATTGATCCCAGCAACTCGTGCACATGACGTGTGTTGAGGAAGTCAATGTTTGAGATGCTTTGTCACATGAGCTCAAAAAGGAGTAGAACTGACCTGCcgtcaaaagaaagaaaatttgctgccttgtctttctgtctgtcaatCTGCTTGTTTTTGTGCTATAGTAAAAtctaaaacttaaaaaactACATACTATGACAACTATACTTAAAACTACATGCTCTTGTCTAATTTAAAGCAACTATAATCAATAGTTTCATAttgatttcaaataaaaatgtggaTGCAATGTGACAATATAAAAGGGCTCACCCATAGTGATGAAACTACAGATAATTAGCACCGAAATCTGCTGCTAACCTTTATTGTGGTTTTAGAGAATTTGAACTCACTGTTTAACTGCTCGGCTGCAAGTTCAATGTTTCAGTTTACTCTCACTGCGCCAATAATGGAGTTTCAGCCGTGGCAGGCAACTGTTTTCTGTGGAAACGCTCTAAAAACCCACTGTattgcagacagacacagttagtgACTAGCTCATGAACACTTAGAAGCTAAGGAGCCAGATATTTTTGgcaggagttggtagagaccaaaaagaaaaaagctaaaAGAGAGTAAATGTTTGACTTACATTCAACAAATGGCCAGAAACGTGACtacaaatgaatgataatgtttcTCTGTAACTTCTGGATGCGTAAAAAAGCCACTGTTTGCTAACAGGTTTGCTAAAAAGGTAAGGATAGCTCAACATGATGTTCACAACTTGTTTCTGCTGTCCCCAAGTGGCCTAAAAAAGACAGTTCTTGCAGGTTTAATGTGCAGAAATTGTAAGTCCCATTGACTAATACAATTCATATGGAAATGCAAAcctatacatattttattttgatgtgttAAATGCATCCATACAGCTCACAATAtccatgtgtttgttgtggtattatcagaacaaaataaaagtctctGTTTAATTGGGAAAGTCATTGCAAACAAACACTTACTGTGGGATTTTCTCTTATATCTCTTTAATGTCTCACTGCAGAGGGGGGTTTGGATTACCAATGGGATTCTTGTTTTAAAGGTTATAATCAAGTGAATACGGTAAGAGCACATGCAGAATATAAAGCAGTTCCTCACTTATTACATTACCTCCATACGGTGGATTTTATGAAGCAGATGTCTAATTTGAATGTGATGAATTACATccgctttctctctttctttgtccctGTCAATCGcccccacactcacacaccacccATCCCCCAACGTCAGCTTCACCAGTTGCACAACAGCAGTGGGGCCGATGGGGCTGAGGGCCCACAGCCTTTGGAGGAGTGCCCTGGTCAGACCTTCCAGGTGTCACTGCTGCTCTCCCACCTGCTGGCTGCACCGGCCTACACCTCTGACGTGCTGCTGCAGCCGTATCTGTCCAGCTGGGACGAGCTTGTGAGGTAAAACCATCAGATAAAGCAGGAGACATAGATTAATTTACAGCCACTTAAGAACGAAGTTATTTATGGTTCATGACATCATCTGGACTCTGTAAGATGATTCATTCTGTTCTGTGGTACGCCTCCAGGTTTATGGAAGCTCTGGGTCCGATGGTGGGACAGATATCTAAAGAGATAGAAAGCAAGACCTCTATAATCCGCCAACTGGCCTTGTTGGCAGAAGGGGACCCTGAAGCAGAGCTGGGCCCAGATATACACTCAATAAACAGTGTGAGCGTAAAACCTGGGGCAAAGAATAATCAGGAGCACACTGGTGGTTACCACTCTGTACGCTCCATGATCTGGGTAGAGCTGAACCGAGGACAAGTGGACTTCCACCACCAGACGGACTCTGGATGCCGAACTCTTCTGCGTCTGCATCGAGCTCTGCTTTGGCTGAAGCTCTTCCTGGAGAAGCTGGCTGAGACACCGGGGGCCGGCCGGCTGAGGAGCCCTTCAGAGCTGTGTCGCGAGGCCTACAAGAGCACCCTGGCCAACCACCACACCTGGTTCGTCCGCAGGGCCGCGGAGCTGGCCTTCATTGCAATGCCAGAGCGGGGTTTCTTTTTCAAGCTGGTGTGTGTGCAGAGCCAGGAGGAGCTGGGCACAGTGCTCAACAGAGTGGTTCAGGCCATTGGAGAAGTTTATGATAGGACTCAGAGAGCCCTGGAAGAAAATGGCATGCTGGACTTGCCATAGAAAAGGGAGCAATCAGACCACATTTCCACTGTCCTCATGTCCTGGGCATCACACATAAACTTCAAGCTACAAACATAGCGTAACTTTTTCAAGGTAACATGAATGGACTTTTTCAGCTACAATTCAGACTCGCGATATTTTTCCCTCGCGACCAAAGTGCTGCGTCAACAATCACCCGTTACCGAAAGTCTGCTTTTGGTCTGTAGACATTCCTTATCAAATTTTATGAGATCATGTTGATAATGCATCTAGGATGACTAAACACATACTGTGAATTATTTAAGCAGGTGCAGACAATAACATGAACCCTAAAGCAACCGATTGCAACGACCCTGCAGCATTTGTAATGTTCTTGACACACATGACGAGACGATTGCTTGCATCAGATTGTACCGTTCATGTCGTTGTGCCTACACCCACCCATGtataattgtttttatattcaaaatGATACTGAAAATTACTGCTGTCTTAATTGTACTGCTGTCTTAATTGTAGTTAATTGTAGATTTAGTATGCTACCTCAAAACTGGCTAGTTCTAGATGCCTTGCAGCCCTTAAATCTGGGACCAATCCTGATTAAAGAAGCATTACACTGTGAATAAACATGCTCTGAACAAAGAACAATAAGTTGCTTCACAGCAACAGTGGTGTGAGGTTGGAGAataaatttctctgttttatgttgtacttttttgtaTCTTGTTCGGAATGATTAAAGAGAGAATCAAGTTGCCTATTTTCTAATGCAGTCTGATCCAGTAATGTGATAAAATTGACGTTTAAATGCCAGTGAACTGTGTAATGTTATCCACTGTCCAACAAAGGTTCCAGTGTTCTGCTGCGGACAAACCTTCCCTTTCCTAACATCACGGTGGATACAATCTGCTCTGTGTGGCACTCTCACCTGGACACATTTAAACCCAAATACACAGGTTTTTGCATCCAAATACAAAGGCTGTTCCCCTCATAACATCTATTTGTTTGTAAGAAACGTTAAATGTCTTAAACATTAGAAAAGAAATTACTGATCTGAAAATGTTTTCCAAATTATTCAAGACTATAATACatagaatgtgtgtgtaacagagaGAATACAATGTGTAAGTATTAGTGACCGGTACTTCTCTTGATCGGACTATTTTAAAACCACAAATACCTCTAATGCCACGTAATCTCTCCCTTTTTCCTGGACAGTGCTCTCTCTTTCTAAGCAGGAGACAGCGGAGAAAGGAAAGATGAGGTTGAAGCCACGGAGTGAACAGGAGACAGGAGCTGGTTGAAGGTCAGGGAGCGGAAGTACACTTCGGCTGGGATTTTGTCAAACAGTTGGCAGCAGACTAAAACAACTCccaaagaggaaagaaaagctACCTGAAACAGAATTCACACATTTCCAAGCTTGGTTGAACTGACTATGACTTGAATCCTACCAAGACATCAATCTGTGACCTTTGACATGTAATATGTGTAGAAGGATGACATGTTGAAGATGGTATTTCTGCTACGTATTCACTTCCTCTTGATACTCTTGTAAAATTAAAGTCCAGACAGTCTCACTAGTTCACACATAAGAACATACATTAACCTGTACTCGTTTTTACCTTTCACTTGTTACCGTGTACCAGTATGTGCACACAGGTTACCTCTGGTGTCCACTGGTGATATAGGCTGTGAGGATTATGGTGAATGAGATTACTTTAGATTATATCCACCTGACTATGCTTGACACTGGCTGGCTTCTTTTTCCGTCCCTTACAAATGCTCTAACACATTTGACTATATTTTGGTTTATAATAAGCCACGATAAAAGGATCCACATTGGGATTATGACCATTCCACTTTAATCTTAGTGTCTAAGGCAGAGACAAAAATTAAGTGTGAGTCTGAGTTCCCTTaaatgacatttatttatttctctatCTTGGTTTGCagtaaacatgagcaaaaatatacatacagtaagaGCAAAAAATAAAGATCCAGAATAGAATTATCATCCCTTTGGGAAAAGAGTATCTCAACAAATTTCATGGATTTCTTTTATTAAACTATCCTTACACCACAGTATTAGGCAAAATTATGATTTAAGACGAGGGGGTTCGGTGGGGAAAATGAGGTTTGTTAAGTTATTCCTTATATGAAACATAAACAAGTAGACTCTCTGACATTTGCATTGGACCGTTTTGTAATTTTGTTCTGAAAAGTTGCTAAAGGTTTTGCACTTGAAAGTACTCTAAAAGCTCTCTGTGACATTTTCACTATTAATTAACCTTGAATGTCTGAATTCTGAAACAATAGACCCCAGTGTTCAGAAGCTTTCATTTCAAGCTTTATAAGTTCAATTTTAGAAAGTAAAAAGGACTcaaacaatgacaaaaatatttctaaataaaaaaaaaactaaaacctttCCAACCAAATTGTTGACATTTTGCtatttgttgaaataaatactGAAAACCTACCAGGTAGCTCCCACAACATGATACAATCCAAGCTTATAAATTCTCTTCTCTTTACAACAAAGTAGCATTAAAATActcttttataaataaaaacacttttttttttaaatataataccATCATGATAATGCACAATGGCAAAATTGCCTGACTGCAATATCTGTACGTTCCTTTCTATTTCTTCCTTACTTTTGATGATACACTGATTTTGTGTCGCAGCCTTTTTTAACTACATCATACAgccacacaaaaaataaatatattgctTTTTGAGGATATCTCCAAAttctcacagaaaaaaacaaaaacaaataagtggACATAACAGGAAATAACATTCTGTGACACTGGGGAACAACACTGTCTGTCCACCAGGAGGCACTGTTATGTTGTAGAGAAAAACATTCCTTTTGTgcgtattattaatattatataagaGTAGTAGGCCTTATAACACAGGATGTTTAGCCCTACACTTAGATCCTACAGTATCTCTGCCAAGGATGTGTCAGTGCAGCACAGataaatcaaatttaaactGCCATAAAGATCTTTGGTTGAAGAACTGATCTTCACATGCACACGAGTAAAACAAGAATGTCCAATTAGGTGATGAAGCAAAGACATTTTATTTGCCGTGTTGTGATTTAAAAAGGTTTGGTCAATTTAAAGAATGATATGGGGTAAAATAGGATTGAATGTAttggggggagaaaaaaaaaaaaaatctacccttgctttatttattttaaagacagTGATTCAGGCGTTTGACACAAGGACGAGGAGCGACAAAGTAGGGTAAAGAAGTTGAGCGTGCCTGCTATGGATTAGCTGACCAGATTAAGAGATTACAGAAAATTAAATAAGTGTTGCAGGAATGCCAGaggagaaacacatttgaactGCTCAGTAGATGgccacaaaaagcaaaaaaaaaaaaaagagatgactGTTGGAGCACATCCTTCATTATGAATAACCCTTCAGAAATAGACCAGATAATCACATTAGATCTAACTGCCTTTCTTTGTCAAGTATGTCTCGGATAATGAGGTCCTATTGAGCCCACTGTGAGATATTTGCGAGAGAAACACATTGCTCTGAGAGAAATTAAGCGATGGATTCGAGCCAGACCTTATTGTAAGTGAACAGATGCTGGTGTTCCACATTTGCTGTGATGACGACACCACAGGATCACATTGGTACCATTCTTGCCAAAGTAGTGTGCCTGATTTTAAAAGTGTGACTCTACAGATATCTCCAGCCAACATTTACAGGCGTTATTAcaattgtgtgtgtctttactgCACAATAAATGCACATTAAGTAAACAGCACCAAACTCAGGCCTACTCTATGCTTTTTCAACAAATTGGTTGTTCAAACTGGTTGTCTAGTTATCATGATGTCTTTGCCTTCAGACGTATTCATACAACAGTGGAAAATTCtacatgaaaacaacaaatttaatgagaaaaaatattcttttctATGGGGGTCCAGGAAGCAAATCTCCAGTTTTGTTCATTTCCtacaggaaaaaacaaacaaactaccaACTTACATTATTCAAGACTCTAGTCACCATTCAAAGAATATGTAaactatacatttttatatCCTGGATGAATATTTAAGAGGACGATAACAGATATGAATGAAAGAACAAACACAAATGTTCTGCATCCTCCAAAAACTGTACATTAATTAATTCAAAGCACACTTCCAGTGTAAATCAATACAAAATATGATAATGGCATCTATTTCTGATACATAGGAAATAGATGCAAtacacgcaaaaaaaaaaaaaaaaaaactccaaatatTCTTGTTTAAATTAATTCAAAATTGAGACGAGAAAATGGCTCTTGGTTtaagctttaaaaataataaacacagggggtgggggtgtaATGTCATCGTACAGCAGGAGGAtcatttttgctgtttttcatttgaaattcaGATGGTTGGTTGGGAACCTGGGAGCTGAAGTTCTGTGTATCCACTAGCTGGCTGGGAGTTTGGGTTTTTTGTCAAACTAAGTTGATGTTGTAATGTAAGACCTCTGAAGCATATGACTGATGTCTCCTTTCCAGTGTTGTTGATATGAACATTCTTTGCAGCCTAAATTTGAAGCACATTTGTTTCATTAGCTGCTCTCAGGTCAAACAACCAGTGTGAATATCGAATGATCCAAAATAATCATCATTTAATAGAAATCTTCTTATCCAAAGAATGGACTCAGGCATTCATAATGTATGCCACTTAATGAATATTGCACATTGCATGCAACTTCCCGACCTACCGAATGAAATGGGacctgtgcacacacacacacacacacacacacacacacacacacacacacacacacacacacacacacacacacacacacacacacacacacacacacacacacacacacacacacacacacacacacacacacacacacacacacacacacacacacacacacacacacacacacacacacacacacacacacacacacacacacacacacacacacacacacacacacacacacacacaggttttgaCCTCTACTGTAACGTCTATTGTTTGGAAATGCCTATCTTACAGTATGTTGTTAACGAAGCACACACTTGCTGTGTGTAGGGTTTAGTAGAATACAGTGTGGCCCCTCCTGGTGGTTAGTGGTTTACCATAACCTTATTTCACACTTAGCAGAAAGGTGGAGTGGGACACAGGGGCCTCCTGCCCTCATAGCACActaaagacaacacacacatgcaaaatggCTTCATCTCTGCATCCATCCATCAAGGTATATGCAAGTCTGTTGGATTAATCTTTTAAGTGCAACAAAATAGACGTTCTGTTATAAGGTTATGATACTGTGTAAATACTGTAGATATACACATTTTGTATTGTAATTTGTGTGTATTCATATATAGAGTAGTCTATATATAAGGAGGCAGCAGGAGGGGAGCAGCAATAAAGTGTTAATGTTGCTGATCCttgcaaactttgaaaacaCATGTTCACATTCTTTACATCCCCTAGTTTGTCATGCAGTATAAATAGACGTCACCTCAAACTAATTTCCAGAAAAGAATTTGTCCCAAAGCTCACAGACAGAAATAATGACAGGATTACCACCCTTTTATTCTTGCCCCATTTCATCACATGACTGGACAA comes from the Etheostoma spectabile isolate EspeVRDwgs_2016 chromosome 13, UIUC_Espe_1.0, whole genome shotgun sequence genome and includes:
- the gltpd2b gene encoding glycolipid transfer protein domain-containing protein 2, translated to MGVKRKAAAAILVLLLFLGFQWLQGGLDYQWDSCFKGYNQVNTLHQLHNSSGADGAEGPQPLEECPGQTFQVSLLLSHLLAAPAYTSDVLLQPYLSSWDELVRFMEALGPMVGQISKEIESKTSIIRQLALLAEGDPEAELGPDIHSINSVSVKPGAKNNQEHTGGYHSVRSMIWVELNRGQVDFHHQTDSGCRTLLRLHRALLWLKLFLEKLAETPGAGRLRSPSELCREAYKSTLANHHTWFVRRAAELAFIAMPERGFFFKLVCVQSQEELGTVLNRVVQAIGEVYDRTQRALEENGMLDLP